A window of the Gordonia humi genome harbors these coding sequences:
- a CDS encoding HEAT repeat domain-containing protein, whose amino-acid sequence MRIGEVARRSGVSARMLRHYDAVGLAAPSGRSSAGYREYSADDIVRIFHVESLRALGLSLKEVGQALDDPDFAPGEMVAELEVRTRARIAREEDLLARLRTVADAGADRWEQVLEVVALLSGLESGDASSRQRAALSAEAMSGERLARALLDEDDLNVAGALRWALARSGDDPTSVLITALADRDAQVRRRAVSVLVETPGERAVVALRSAVADGDPTVRSRAVLGLADRGDPDVVPALIDLVVDGVADVDAGEALGVIAADGAADMIVAAVVERLGSDAAVRRRIAQALGEIVGPAAASALNRLADDSDEGVAVTARYLIGRR is encoded by the coding sequence ATGCGGATCGGCGAAGTGGCGCGACGGTCGGGGGTCAGCGCGCGGATGCTCCGCCACTACGACGCGGTGGGGCTGGCGGCTCCCAGCGGTCGGTCGTCGGCCGGGTACCGGGAGTACTCGGCCGACGACATCGTCCGCATCTTCCATGTGGAGAGCCTGCGCGCACTGGGGCTTTCGCTGAAAGAGGTGGGCCAGGCGCTCGACGATCCGGACTTCGCGCCGGGGGAGATGGTCGCCGAGTTGGAGGTGAGGACCCGGGCGCGGATCGCGCGTGAGGAGGACCTGCTCGCGCGCCTACGGACGGTCGCCGACGCGGGCGCCGACCGGTGGGAGCAGGTCCTCGAGGTGGTGGCACTGCTGTCGGGGCTGGAGTCGGGGGACGCGTCCAGTCGTCAGCGGGCGGCGCTGTCGGCCGAGGCGATGTCGGGCGAGCGTCTCGCACGCGCCCTGTTGGACGAGGACGATCTCAACGTCGCGGGTGCGCTGCGGTGGGCTCTGGCCAGATCGGGCGACGACCCCACGTCGGTCCTGATCACCGCGCTTGCCGACCGTGATGCGCAGGTGCGGCGTCGAGCCGTGTCGGTGCTCGTCGAGACGCCGGGGGAGCGCGCCGTCGTCGCGTTGAGATCGGCTGTCGCCGACGGTGATCCGACGGTGCGAAGCCGTGCGGTCCTCGGGCTGGCCGACCGCGGCGACCCGGATGTGGTCCCCGCGCTGATCGATCTGGTGGTGGACGGTGTCGCCGACGTCGACGCGGGGGAGGCGCTCGGCGTGATCGCCGCGGACGGCGCTGCCGACATGATCGTCGCGGCGGTGGTCGAGCGGCTGGGATCGGATGCGGCGGTGCGTCGCCGGATCGCGCAGGCGCTCGGCGAGATCGTTGGTCCGGCGGCGGCATCCGCGCTGAACCGGCTGGCCGACGATTCGGACGAAGGGGTGGCCGTCACCGCGCGATACCTCATCGGCCGTCGATGA
- a CDS encoding MFS transporter, which yields MRSRWFALAALCVAELLVMVDNTIVNVALPTMSRELDAGVSGLQWIVDAYTLVFAGLLLAGGYLGDRFGHRRMLVTGIVGFGAVSVGAAVSTTLGQLIAARAGLGVFAAIVFPATLALIVGTFRDPKERAAAVGVWAATSGVAIAIGPVLGGWLLDHFSWSSVFWVNVPFGLLALIAVVLAVPAPASDDVPVPRFDVLGVLLSIVGLGLLTFTVIEGPDAGWASARTLLGLLGAFVVLGVFVVHQRRTAHPIFDVRLFANRRFAAAAGMVAVAFFALFGFIFLITQYFQAVMGYTPLQAGVRTLPFAAVVAVLSPVAMAAAHRFGPRVVAVFGALAMAGGFSLVELVDASSTYFGLVIWSMVLMAAGLACISGPCTQVIMDALTPEQAGAGSAVNDTTREIGGTLGVAVLGSVLTSVYVAGVSDRLTDLGVPGPVRDAAQQSVMAGVEVSAGAPAGAGEAIRRVVADVFLDGLAQATLVAVGVSLVSAVVGAWALRPVVEDDAEVGEYAETAV from the coding sequence ATGCGGAGTCGATGGTTCGCACTGGCCGCGCTGTGCGTCGCCGAACTGCTGGTGATGGTCGACAACACGATCGTCAACGTCGCACTGCCGACCATGAGTCGAGAACTCGACGCCGGAGTCTCCGGTCTGCAGTGGATCGTCGACGCGTACACGCTGGTCTTCGCCGGACTGCTTCTGGCGGGCGGTTACCTCGGTGACCGGTTCGGGCACCGTCGCATGCTGGTGACCGGCATCGTCGGATTCGGCGCGGTGTCGGTCGGTGCGGCGGTGTCCACGACGCTGGGGCAGCTGATCGCGGCGCGCGCGGGCCTCGGTGTGTTCGCCGCGATCGTCTTTCCGGCGACGCTGGCGCTGATCGTCGGCACCTTCCGCGATCCGAAGGAGCGCGCCGCCGCGGTCGGTGTCTGGGCGGCGACGTCGGGTGTCGCGATCGCGATCGGACCCGTGCTCGGTGGCTGGCTCCTCGATCACTTCTCATGGTCGTCGGTGTTCTGGGTGAACGTCCCGTTCGGTCTTCTCGCGCTGATCGCGGTGGTGCTGGCCGTGCCGGCCCCCGCGAGCGACGATGTTCCGGTTCCTCGATTCGACGTGCTCGGCGTACTGCTGTCGATCGTCGGTCTGGGACTCCTGACCTTCACCGTCATCGAGGGGCCGGATGCTGGATGGGCCTCGGCGAGAACACTTCTCGGCCTCCTCGGCGCCTTCGTCGTACTCGGCGTGTTCGTCGTCCATCAACGCCGCACCGCGCACCCGATCTTCGATGTGCGGCTGTTCGCCAACCGGCGGTTCGCGGCCGCGGCCGGGATGGTGGCCGTCGCGTTCTTCGCACTGTTCGGCTTCATCTTCCTGATCACCCAGTACTTCCAGGCCGTCATGGGATACACCCCGCTGCAGGCGGGCGTGCGGACGCTGCCCTTCGCGGCGGTGGTCGCCGTGCTCTCGCCGGTCGCCATGGCTGCCGCGCACCGGTTCGGTCCACGCGTGGTGGCCGTGTTCGGTGCCCTCGCGATGGCGGGCGGCTTCTCCCTCGTCGAACTGGTCGACGCGTCCTCCACCTATTTCGGTCTGGTCATCTGGTCGATGGTCCTGATGGCGGCGGGTCTCGCCTGCATCTCGGGCCCGTGCACACAGGTGATCATGGATGCTCTCACCCCGGAGCAGGCCGGTGCGGGCTCGGCCGTCAACGACACGACCCGGGAGATCGGCGGGACCCTCGGCGTCGCGGTCCTCGGATCGGTCCTCACCTCGGTCTACGTCGCGGGGGTGAGTGATCGGCTCACCGACCTCGGTGTGCCGGGCCCGGTGCGTGACGCGGCACAGCAGTCGGTGATGGCCGGCGTCGAGGTCTCCGCGGGAGCGCCCGCCGGGGCGGGTGAAGCGATCCGGCGGG
- a CDS encoding toxin-antitoxin system HicB family antitoxin — protein sequence MTAAGERPAKRAPKKVLLRLDPDVHSAIAKWAADDLRSVNAQLEYALRLALKEAGRSPKG from the coding sequence ATGACCGCCGCCGGCGAACGTCCGGCCAAGCGTGCTCCCAAGAAGGTGTTGCTGCGCTTGGATCCGGACGTGCACAGCGCGATCGCGAAATGGGCGGCCGACGATCTGCGCAGCGTGAACGCCCAGCTCGAATACGCCCTGCGTCTGGCATTGAAGGAGGCGGGGCGCTCGCCGAAGGGTTAG
- a CDS encoding SPFH domain-containing protein, which translates to MELRQAWRTNGFFGLLGGLVLIVVCAVAAVASIAMLSDGGSAGWVALAVVAILIGVAALLGLTGLTVVGPNEAKVIQFFGRYIGSVNQPGFSLLVPLSDKKSISLRVRNFETQMLKVNDADGNPVEIAAVVVYRVVDSFKAAFAVDDYEQYVATQSEAAVRHLATIHPYDAHQQDRTSLRDGATVAEELTEELRERTATAGIEVIEARITHLAYAPEIAQAMLVRQQAAQVVAARQQIVEGAVGMVGLALDRLSEQGVVELDEERRAGMVSNLLVVLCGDRATQPVVNAGSLYA; encoded by the coding sequence ATGGAACTACGTCAGGCCTGGCGGACGAACGGATTCTTCGGTCTGCTCGGAGGGCTGGTACTGATCGTCGTCTGCGCGGTCGCGGCCGTCGCCTCGATCGCGATGCTGTCCGACGGTGGATCGGCCGGCTGGGTCGCCCTGGCCGTCGTCGCGATCCTGATCGGGGTCGCGGCGTTGTTGGGACTGACCGGGCTGACCGTCGTCGGCCCGAATGAGGCCAAGGTGATCCAGTTCTTCGGCCGCTACATCGGATCGGTGAACCAGCCGGGATTCTCGCTGCTGGTGCCGTTGTCGGACAAGAAGTCGATCTCGTTGCGGGTCCGCAACTTCGAGACGCAGATGCTCAAAGTGAACGACGCGGACGGCAATCCGGTCGAGATCGCGGCGGTCGTCGTCTATCGCGTGGTCGACAGCTTCAAGGCGGCGTTCGCCGTCGACGACTACGAGCAGTACGTCGCCACGCAGTCGGAGGCGGCCGTCCGGCACCTGGCGACCATCCACCCGTACGATGCGCACCAGCAGGATCGCACCAGCCTCCGCGACGGTGCGACGGTCGCCGAAGAGCTGACCGAGGAGCTGCGCGAACGCACGGCGACCGCGGGCATCGAGGTCATCGAGGCACGAATCACGCATCTGGCGTATGCGCCGGAGATCGCGCAGGCGATGCTCGTGCGCCAGCAGGCCGCGCAGGTCGTCGCCGCCCGCCAGCAGATCGTCGAAGGCGCCGTCGGCATGGTCGGTCTGGCGTTGGACCGACTGTCCGAGCAGGGGGTCGTCGAACTCGACGAGGAGCGGCGCGCAGGCATGGTGTCGAACCTGCTCGTCGTGCTGTGCGGCGACCGCGCCACCCAGCCGGTCGTGAACGCGGGGTCGCTGTACGCATGA
- a CDS encoding alpha/beta fold hydrolase, with translation MQQFESAGLTFDVIDQGDPDQGTFVLLHGFPQTSRCWRYTSPLLNTAGYRTLAPDLRGYSPGARPHGRRAYRLPELVEDVVALIDESGGKPVHVLGHDWGALIGWSLAALRPDLVRTLTTVSVPHPGAFVRSMLGSDQVARSWYMAAFQVPAATEALALRAPLVFNRVLESAGMDPEQISAVHREIVDADALTAALNWYRAMPFLPMAAMRARIEVPTAHVWGAADTALARRGADLVERYVDAPYELHVLPDVGHWIPEHAPYPLAEIARANAAA, from the coding sequence ATGCAACAGTTCGAATCCGCAGGTCTGACCTTCGACGTCATCGATCAGGGAGACCCGGACCAGGGCACGTTCGTGCTCCTGCACGGCTTTCCTCAGACCTCCCGGTGCTGGCGCTACACGTCGCCGCTGCTCAATACGGCCGGGTACCGAACACTGGCTCCTGATCTCCGCGGATACTCGCCCGGTGCTCGTCCCCACGGCCGCCGGGCGTACCGGTTGCCCGAACTCGTCGAAGACGTGGTCGCGCTGATCGACGAATCGGGCGGCAAGCCCGTCCATGTGCTCGGCCACGACTGGGGCGCGCTGATCGGATGGAGTCTGGCCGCGCTTCGGCCGGATCTCGTGCGGACTCTCACCACCGTGTCCGTGCCGCACCCGGGCGCCTTCGTGCGATCCATGCTCGGCAGCGATCAGGTCGCACGCAGCTGGTACATGGCGGCCTTCCAGGTCCCGGCGGCCACCGAGGCGCTTGCTCTGCGCGCTCCGCTGGTGTTCAACAGGGTGCTGGAGTCGGCGGGCATGGATCCCGAACAGATCAGTGCGGTGCATCGGGAGATCGTCGACGCCGACGCCCTGACCGCGGCGTTGAACTGGTACCGCGCGATGCCGTTCCTGCCGATGGCCGCGATGCGCGCCCGGATCGAGGTGCCGACCGCCCACGTCTGGGGCGCGGCCGACACAGCGCTGGCCCGTCGCGGCGCCGACCTCGTCGAACGATACGTCGATGCGCCGTACGAGCTTCACGTCCTGCCCGACGTCGGACATTGGATCCCCGAGCACGCACCGTATCCGCTCGCCGAGATCGCCCGGGCCAACGCCGCGGCGTGA
- a CDS encoding TetR/AcrR family transcriptional regulator: MDKRRSGSKGVPRAERESQILDAARYEFGTRGYALVHVADVAARAGISKPLVYEYFGSKEGLHAAACALAGARIVDGIATAMTSWADEPIDRGIAVLRAVFAALADRPHDWNVVFDSSLPRGSDVLETAKTFRRRLVGQAAHGIGSSYGAALSDPLDLSALVRMWTATVGALVDWWLQYPETTPDEMAARTERILRALQSPG; the protein is encoded by the coding sequence GTGGATAAACGCAGGTCAGGAAGCAAAGGGGTGCCGCGCGCCGAGCGCGAGTCCCAGATCCTCGACGCTGCGCGTTACGAGTTCGGGACTCGCGGCTACGCGCTGGTGCACGTCGCCGACGTCGCCGCGCGCGCGGGCATCTCCAAGCCTCTCGTCTACGAGTACTTCGGTTCCAAAGAGGGCCTGCACGCGGCGGCCTGCGCTCTCGCGGGCGCTCGTATCGTCGACGGCATCGCCACCGCGATGACGTCCTGGGCCGACGAACCGATCGACCGCGGGATCGCGGTCCTGCGCGCCGTCTTCGCCGCGCTCGCCGACCGTCCGCACGACTGGAACGTGGTGTTCGACTCCTCCCTGCCTCGCGGCTCCGACGTCCTCGAGACGGCCAAGACGTTTCGCCGTCGGCTCGTCGGCCAGGCCGCGCACGGAATCGGATCGTCGTACGGCGCGGCGCTGTCGGATCCGCTCGATCTGTCCGCGCTGGTCCGCATGTGGACGGCGACCGTCGGCGCACTGGTCGACTGGTGGCTGCAGTATCCGGAGACCACACCCGACGAGATGGCCGCCCGCACCGAGCGGATTCTGCGCGCGCTGCAGTCACCCGGCTGA
- a CDS encoding family 1 glycosylhydrolase — translation MGHRIVALATAVALALLLAPAATAAPTPSALPDDFLWGVASSGFQSEGSSPDSNWTRYVRAGETDDAIGSSVDFRHRYRQDVALAEDLGVTVYRVGIEWARVEPRPGAVDQRELAYYDDLIASIVDAGMKPMITLDHWVYPGWIADRGGWAWSGTPTAWLRHNRMIVDRYAKYHPLWITINEPTVYLEKELQHGGIGVGDVPTMIDRLVRVHRAVYDHIHRRDANAMVSSNIAYIPTVEPLIDAAIADRMADKLDFVGVDYYYAVSPTDPSAINAALGRMWDASMAADGLYYALRDLHQRFPGKPLYVVEAGLVTENGKPRPDRYRRADHLRDLVYWIQRARGDGVPVMGFSYWSLTDNYEWGDYASRFGLYTVDVKTDPSLTRTPTDGVAAYRKITARNGVGPSYRPSRPAQWCSLVAAPDSCARPVR, via the coding sequence ATGGGACATCGCATCGTCGCGCTCGCCACGGCCGTCGCCCTGGCGCTCCTGCTCGCGCCCGCAGCCACCGCCGCCCCGACGCCGAGTGCTCTCCCGGACGACTTCCTGTGGGGTGTCGCATCGTCGGGATTCCAGTCGGAGGGCTCCTCCCCCGACAGCAACTGGACCCGCTACGTCCGCGCGGGAGAGACCGACGACGCGATCGGTTCGTCGGTCGACTTCCGGCACCGCTACCGACAGGACGTCGCACTCGCCGAGGACCTCGGCGTGACGGTGTACCGGGTCGGTATCGAGTGGGCACGCGTCGAGCCCCGACCGGGAGCGGTGGACCAGCGCGAACTGGCCTACTACGACGATCTGATCGCGAGCATCGTCGATGCCGGAATGAAGCCGATGATCACCCTGGATCACTGGGTGTATCCGGGCTGGATCGCCGATCGCGGGGGTTGGGCGTGGTCGGGGACCCCGACGGCCTGGCTGCGGCACAACCGGATGATCGTCGACCGCTACGCGAAGTACCACCCGTTGTGGATCACCATCAATGAGCCGACCGTGTACCTGGAGAAGGAGCTCCAGCACGGCGGCATCGGAGTCGGCGACGTTCCGACGATGATCGACCGACTCGTCCGCGTTCACCGCGCCGTCTACGATCACATCCACCGCCGCGACGCGAACGCGATGGTCTCGTCGAACATCGCCTACATCCCGACCGTGGAACCCCTCATCGATGCGGCGATCGCGGACCGGATGGCCGACAAGCTCGACTTCGTGGGCGTCGACTACTACTACGCCGTGTCGCCGACCGATCCGAGCGCGATCAACGCCGCACTCGGCCGCATGTGGGACGCGTCCATGGCCGCGGACGGCCTCTACTACGCCCTCCGCGACCTGCACCAGCGGTTCCCCGGCAAACCGCTGTACGTGGTGGAGGCCGGACTCGTCACCGAGAACGGCAAACCACGACCCGACCGGTACCGCCGCGCCGACCACCTGCGCGACCTCGTCTACTGGATCCAACGGGCCCGCGGCGACGGAGTTCCGGTGATGGGCTTCAGCTATTGGTCGCTCACCGACAACTACGAGTGGGGCGACTACGCCTCCCGGTTCGGCCTGTACACGGTCGATGTGAAGACCGATCCGAGCCTGACCCGCACGCCGACCGACGGTGTCGCCGCCTACCGGAAGATCACCGCGCGGAACGGCGTCGGGCCGTCGTACCGGCCGAGCCGTCCCGCGCAGTGGTGCTCACTGGTCGCCGCGCCGGACAGCTGCGCGCGGCCGGTGCGCTAA
- a CDS encoding TetR/AcrR family transcriptional regulator, with product MSSANTAGRRTPAAQIKSSLITAGRRILEEKGPNGLTVRDVAKAAGVAPMGVYNHFDGKDGLLDALVTDGFREFGEMTAATDSDPTERLTAAGVAYRAFALANPTVYSLMFGGFCKPDDEVADRAFEGLVEIVRYGQVGGIIVDGDPASIAMQVWSCVHGAVSLQLASGFPKRIELDENYDNVMAMALRGLAPTA from the coding sequence ATGTCCTCCGCCAACACCGCGGGGCGTCGTACGCCCGCAGCCCAGATCAAGTCGTCGCTCATCACGGCCGGCCGCCGGATCCTGGAGGAGAAGGGACCGAACGGGCTCACCGTGCGCGACGTCGCCAAGGCCGCGGGTGTCGCACCGATGGGCGTCTACAACCATTTCGACGGCAAGGACGGACTGCTCGACGCCCTGGTCACCGATGGTTTCCGTGAGTTCGGCGAGATGACGGCGGCCACCGACAGCGATCCGACCGAACGGCTGACCGCCGCCGGTGTCGCATATCGCGCGTTCGCGCTCGCCAATCCGACGGTCTACTCGCTGATGTTCGGCGGGTTCTGCAAACCGGACGACGAGGTGGCCGATCGAGCGTTCGAAGGTCTCGTCGAGATCGTGCGGTACGGTCAGGTGGGCGGCATCATCGTCGACGGCGACCCCGCATCGATCGCGATGCAGGTGTGGTCGTGCGTACACGGCGCCGTGAGTCTCCAACTCGCATCGGGATTCCCGAAGAGAATCGAGCTGGACGAGAACTACGACAACGTGATGGCGATGGCGCTCCGCGGTCTCGCGCCGACGGCCTGA
- a CDS encoding ATP-grasp domain-containing protein — MKPAEPRILATTSRMPFAVDEIRKFGQAGRHVLATDSFRASPGMHGRGAARHEVTPPPTQEPAAFVDTVIELMSEDATNWLVPMFEEVFYLAAGRDKIAAAHPNAELFFPDLETLLKVHDKVSFTELCKQLGLPVAEPITATTHEEFIEATKQWDHWFARAAYGRGGMDIITNTGPLAGEGDVNDIAPTVDDPWMVQEYLEGVDRCSWSVVHHGEVVLHSTYEHALTIDGRGGIVYESIDAPEALAAAQKIAKELNWHGQLSFDYMKTDDGTHYMVECNPRPTAGCTIATAEEFDTAMFDPGELVVVPAGRKKAVESAVVRDIFLHPSKLKEDLHAAKGSSDVYAGKHDLLPLLYQALSLQHIYSYRKSLGMDKDKGETLVATQFFDVLYDGTPISL; from the coding sequence ATGAAGCCAGCTGAACCCCGTATTCTCGCCACCACCTCTCGGATGCCGTTCGCGGTGGACGAGATCCGCAAATTCGGCCAGGCCGGACGGCACGTGCTCGCCACCGACAGCTTCCGGGCGTCACCGGGCATGCACGGCCGCGGTGCGGCTCGACACGAGGTGACCCCGCCGCCGACGCAGGAGCCCGCGGCCTTCGTCGACACCGTGATCGAGTTGATGAGCGAGGACGCCACCAACTGGTTGGTGCCGATGTTCGAGGAGGTCTTCTACCTGGCGGCCGGGCGCGACAAGATCGCGGCGGCGCACCCGAACGCCGAACTGTTCTTCCCTGATCTGGAGACTCTGCTCAAGGTGCACGACAAGGTGTCGTTCACCGAGCTGTGCAAGCAGCTCGGACTCCCCGTCGCCGAGCCGATCACGGCGACGACTCACGAAGAGTTCATCGAGGCGACCAAGCAGTGGGATCACTGGTTCGCACGTGCGGCCTACGGCCGCGGCGGCATGGACATCATCACCAACACGGGGCCGCTCGCCGGCGAGGGCGATGTGAACGACATCGCGCCGACCGTCGACGATCCGTGGATGGTGCAGGAGTACCTGGAGGGTGTGGACCGTTGCAGCTGGAGCGTCGTGCACCACGGTGAAGTGGTTCTGCATTCGACCTACGAGCACGCGCTGACCATCGACGGCCGGGGAGGCATCGTCTACGAGTCGATCGACGCACCCGAGGCGCTCGCCGCCGCTCAGAAGATCGCGAAGGAGTTGAACTGGCACGGCCAGCTCAGCTTCGACTACATGAAGACCGACGACGGCACTCACTACATGGTGGAGTGCAACCCGCGTCCCACGGCGGGTTGCACCATCGCGACCGCCGAGGAGTTCGACACCGCGATGTTCGATCCGGGCGAGCTGGTCGTGGTCCCGGCCGGTCGCAAGAAGGCCGTCGAATCGGCCGTCGTACGCGACATCTTCCTGCACCCGTCCAAGCTCAAGGAGGACCTGCACGCGGCGAAGGGGTCGTCGGACGTGTACGCGGGCAAGCATGACCTGCTTCCGCTGCTGTACCAGGCGCTGTCGCTGCAGCACATCTACTCGTACCGCAAGTCTCTCGGCATGGACAAGGACAAGGGAGAGACGCTCGTCGCCACCCAGTTCTTCGACGTCCTCTACGACGGGACGCCGATCAGCCTCTGA
- a CDS encoding alkaline phosphatase D family protein encodes MSENPTPVTLSRRGFIGAAGAGALAVGLPLVARAGSADAASPAFRHGVASGDPLSGAVILWTRVTPSPDATPGSGRGGASTVTWEVATARSFDEIVASGSTSTDAGRDHTVKVDATGLGPATVYFYRFRVTGGPAAGAMSPIGRTKTAPAAGADVAEARFGVVSCSNWEAGYFSSYRFLAGRSDLDAVIHLGDYIYEYGPGEYGGKNGAVRRHSPAHDIVSLADYRIRHGQYKSDPDTQAVHGRHPFIVTWDDHEAANDQWAHGAENHKPSQGPWAPRKAHADQAYFEWMPVRPVVSADNRHIYRRLAYGKLLELSMLDLRTYRDISADQFSRQSDDPSRTIMGAKQMAWVQGGIASSTAKWQIIGNSVMISPFLIPPLDPKTTKPLTELIGIPENGVAFGGDDWNGYVADRKRLLDAIDHAGKKNVVFITGDIHMSWANDIPRTPANYPAAGTVATEFVVPSVTSNNIDDILDVPPHTVGDVAAEAIKVTNHHTRWVNTDDHGYGVMTVTPAAAQMDWYFVNDLADRRTGQRYAQSWKVKSGTRRMTKAARSS; translated from the coding sequence ATGTCTGAGAATCCCACCCCTGTCACACTCTCCCGCCGCGGTTTCATCGGTGCCGCGGGCGCCGGTGCGCTCGCCGTCGGACTGCCGCTCGTCGCTCGCGCGGGTTCGGCCGACGCCGCGTCGCCCGCGTTCCGCCACGGTGTGGCCTCGGGCGATCCGCTGTCCGGCGCCGTGATCCTCTGGACCCGCGTCACGCCGTCGCCGGACGCGACCCCCGGATCGGGCCGCGGAGGCGCCTCGACGGTGACCTGGGAAGTGGCGACCGCGCGCTCGTTCGACGAGATCGTCGCGTCCGGATCGACCTCGACCGACGCCGGCCGCGACCACACCGTGAAGGTGGACGCGACGGGCCTGGGCCCGGCGACCGTCTACTTCTACCGCTTCCGCGTGACCGGGGGTCCCGCCGCCGGTGCGATGTCACCGATCGGTCGGACCAAGACCGCGCCTGCCGCCGGCGCCGATGTCGCCGAAGCGAGGTTCGGCGTCGTGAGCTGCTCCAACTGGGAGGCCGGCTACTTCAGCAGCTACCGGTTCCTCGCCGGTCGCAGTGATCTGGACGCGGTGATCCACCTCGGCGACTACATCTACGAGTACGGCCCCGGCGAGTACGGGGGAAAGAACGGCGCCGTCCGCAGACACTCCCCGGCGCACGACATCGTCTCCCTCGCGGACTACCGGATCCGCCACGGCCAGTACAAGTCCGACCCCGACACGCAGGCCGTGCACGGCAGGCATCCGTTCATCGTCACCTGGGACGACCACGAGGCGGCCAACGACCAGTGGGCGCACGGCGCCGAGAACCACAAGCCGTCGCAGGGGCCGTGGGCGCCGCGCAAGGCGCACGCGGACCAGGCGTACTTCGAGTGGATGCCGGTGCGGCCCGTGGTGTCCGCCGACAACCGGCACATCTACCGCCGACTGGCGTACGGGAAGCTGCTCGAGTTGTCGATGCTCGACCTGCGGACCTACCGCGACATCTCCGCCGACCAGTTCTCGCGTCAGTCCGACGACCCGTCGCGCACCATCATGGGTGCGAAGCAGATGGCCTGGGTGCAGGGCGGGATCGCGTCGTCGACCGCGAAGTGGCAGATCATCGGAAACTCGGTGATGATCTCGCCGTTCCTGATCCCGCCGTTGGATCCGAAGACCACCAAGCCGCTCACCGAACTCATCGGTATCCCGGAGAACGGTGTCGCCTTCGGCGGCGACGACTGGAACGGCTACGTCGCCGACCGCAAGCGACTGCTCGACGCGATCGACCACGCCGGCAAGAAGAACGTCGTGTTCATCACCGGCGACATCCACATGTCCTGGGCCAACGACATTCCGCGCACGCCGGCGAACTATCCGGCAGCGGGCACCGTCGCCACCGAGTTCGTCGTCCCGTCCGTCACGTCGAACAACATCGACGACATCCTCGACGTCCCCCCGCACACGGTGGGCGACGTCGCCGCCGAAGCCATCAAGGTGACCAATCACCACACCCGCTGGGTCAACACCGACGACCACGGGTACGGCGTCATGACCGTGACCCCCGCTGCGGCGCAGATGGACTGGTACTTCGTCAACGACCTCGCCGATCGCCGGACCGGGCAGCGCTACGCGCAGTCGTGGAAGGTGAAGTCCGGTACCCGGCGCATGACCAAGGCGGCGCGCTCGTCCTGA
- a CDS encoding HEAT repeat domain-containing protein has translation MTRYDIAGLQAALAAPTTAIRLRAALAAGTEPDARLLDALLRRCRVEPDFYVRDMLTWAITRQPASSTVPALIAELDSPIPQARSQALHTLSKIGSAAAWPSVTRELLTDADDEVARSAWRAAVILVPRGGEAALAEILATQFGRGDGDLHRSLSRAFVELGEAALPVVHRAARSADPVIRGHAVATEQVIADPESAFVFDVEQARRVAALGE, from the coding sequence ATGACCCGATACGACATCGCCGGGCTACAGGCGGCGCTCGCCGCGCCGACGACGGCGATCAGGCTGCGGGCGGCGCTCGCAGCGGGCACCGAACCCGACGCACGACTGCTCGACGCCCTGCTGCGACGGTGCCGCGTCGAGCCGGACTTCTATGTCCGGGACATGTTGACCTGGGCGATCACCCGGCAGCCGGCCTCGTCGACGGTGCCCGCATTGATCGCCGAGCTCGACTCGCCGATCCCGCAGGCGCGCAGTCAGGCGCTGCACACGCTGTCGAAGATCGGGTCCGCCGCGGCCTGGCCGTCCGTGACGCGCGAACTCCTGACCGACGCCGACGACGAGGTCGCGCGCAGCGCGTGGCGTGCCGCGGTGATTCTCGTTCCCCGTGGCGGGGAGGCCGCGTTGGCTGAGATACTGGCGACGCAGTTCGGCCGCGGCGACGGTGACCTGCATCGGAGTCTGAGCCGTGCGTTCGTCGAGCTCGGCGAGGCGGCGCTGCCCGTCGTCCACCGGGCCGCTCGTTCGGCGGATCCCGTGATCCGCGGACACGCCGTCGCGACCGAACAGGTGATCGCCGACCCGGAGTCGGCGTTCGTGTTCGACGTCGAGCAGGCGCGCCGGGTGGCTGCGCTCGGAGAGTGA